The following are encoded together in the Candidatus Methylomirabilota bacterium genome:
- a CDS encoding sugar transferase: protein MTAERARLLRETHRRLAGGGLGWARRRDLAYIAATRAAWRLRVAMGPWLKRIIDIAGATALLMALAPLLILLAVAIKLEDGGPIFFRQVRVGKFGRRFVMFKFRSMVPNAEALKAQLLAQNEMPDGILFKIRKDPRITRTGRLLRKLSFDELPQLVNVLRGEMSLVGPRPPVPSEVALYDPAQRRRLLATPGITCIWQVSGRNLIDFQGQVRLDVEYIERQTLAMDLAILVRTIPAVISGKGAS, encoded by the coding sequence GTGACGGCAGAGCGCGCGCGCCTCCTTCGCGAAACACATCGGCGCCTGGCCGGCGGCGGGCTCGGCTGGGCGCGCCGCCGGGATCTCGCCTACATCGCCGCCACCCGGGCGGCCTGGCGCCTCCGCGTGGCGATGGGCCCGTGGCTCAAGCGGATCATCGACATCGCGGGCGCCACCGCGCTCCTGATGGCCTTGGCGCCGCTCCTCATCCTCCTCGCGGTGGCGATCAAGCTCGAGGACGGCGGACCGATCTTCTTCCGCCAGGTGCGCGTGGGCAAGTTCGGGCGCCGCTTCGTGATGTTCAAGTTCCGCTCGATGGTGCCGAACGCCGAGGCCCTGAAGGCGCAGCTCCTCGCCCAGAACGAGATGCCCGACGGGATCCTGTTCAAGATCCGCAAGGACCCCCGGATCACGCGGACGGGGCGTCTCCTCCGCAAACTCTCCTTCGACGAGCTGCCGCAGCTCGTGAATGTCCTGCGGGGCGAGATGTCACTGGTCGGGCCGCGACCGCCGGTGCCCTCGGAGGTCGCCCTCTACGATCCCGCCCAGCGCCGTCGCCTCCTGGCCACGCCCGGCATCACCTGCATCTGGCAGGTGTCCGGCCGAAACCTCATCGACTTCCAGGGGCAGGTGCGGCTCGACGTCGAGTACATCGAGCGGCAGACGCTCGCGATGGATCTGGCGATCCTGGTCCGAACCATCCCGGCCGTGATCTCCGGCAAGGGGGCCTCATGA